One Frankia alni ACN14a DNA window includes the following coding sequences:
- a CDS encoding roadblock/LC7 domain-containing protein, with protein sequence MSTSTITDGVLAELHALRDQVPGVTSSAVASADGLLVAADADGVRSEVLAAMAAAALGLGRSTGQEAGMGPLREVITRCQGGHIIVYAIGETRLLVVLGDEGLDLERLHLQSRPAVTRLAGLLAA encoded by the coding sequence ATGAGCACCAGCACGATCACCGATGGGGTACTCGCCGAGCTCCACGCCCTGCGGGACCAGGTTCCGGGCGTCACCAGCAGCGCCGTCGCCTCCGCCGACGGACTGCTCGTCGCCGCCGACGCCGACGGCGTGCGATCCGAGGTGCTCGCGGCCATGGCCGCCGCCGCCCTCGGGCTCGGCCGCTCCACCGGCCAGGAGGCCGGGATGGGACCGCTGCGCGAGGTGATCACCCGTTGTCAGGGCGGGCACATCATCGTCTACGCGATCGGGGAGACCAGGCTGCTCGTCGTCCTGGGCGACGAGGGTCTCGACCTCGAACGGCTGCACCTGCAGTCGCGGCCCGCCGTGACGCGTCTCGCCGGGCTGCTTGCCGCCTGA